In one Hymenobacter sp. DG25B genomic region, the following are encoded:
- a CDS encoding bifunctional nuclease family protein encodes MKKIQLEILGLSSSQSQSGSFALILGEKTGNRRLPIIIGMFEAQSIAIQIEKISPNRPLTHDLFKSFAEHVHVVILEVVISDLKEGVFYSKIVCSDGASTFELDARPSDAIAIGLRFGVPIYTVESVLSEAGIILSDLDETGEDTDEDDEDEDDDTGTRPTPTEPREPTGQVSLDELTKMLAQALEKEDYEKAAKIRDELNKRKD; translated from the coding sequence TTGAAAAAAATACAGCTCGAAATTCTGGGCCTTTCCTCCAGCCAGTCGCAATCCGGCTCGTTTGCCCTTATTCTGGGGGAGAAGACCGGCAACCGGCGGCTGCCGATTATCATCGGCATGTTTGAAGCCCAGAGTATTGCTATCCAGATAGAGAAAATCAGCCCCAACCGCCCGCTCACCCACGATTTGTTTAAGTCGTTTGCCGAGCACGTGCACGTGGTTATTCTGGAAGTAGTGATATCTGACCTGAAGGAAGGCGTATTCTACTCCAAGATTGTGTGCTCTGATGGGGCCAGTACCTTTGAGCTGGACGCCCGCCCTTCCGATGCCATTGCCATTGGTCTGCGTTTCGGCGTGCCGATTTACACCGTAGAAAGCGTGCTGAGCGAAGCCGGGATTATCCTTTCTGACCTCGACGAAACCGGCGAGGATACGGATGAGGACGACGAGGATGAGGACGATGACACCGGCACCCGGCCTACTCCCACGGAGCCGCGTGAGCCCACCGGGCAGGTTTCTCTGGACGAGCTGACCAAAATGCTGGCCCAGGCCCTCGAGAAAGAAGACTACGAAAAAGCCGCTAAAATTCGCGACGAACTCAATAAGCGGAAAGACTAA
- a CDS encoding ABC transporter ATP-binding protein produces MIEVHNVQKSFDGNQVLKGITCTFETGKCNLVLGGSGTGKSVLLQCIVGLMQPDIGSITFDGTIFTNNKVQIRQEIRRKIGMLFQGGALFDSMTVYENTEFPLKMLTPEMSKEERRDRVEFCLKRVGLENAGNKMPSEISGGMKKRVGIARAIAPNCTYLFCDEPNSGLDPATSIKIDELIHEITHEYQITTVVITHDMNSVVEIGDHIIFLHKGLKLWDGNKDEILNAQVPELREFIFSSSLVRAAKKVEETSDGGMEALANEPLSEV; encoded by the coding sequence ATGATTGAAGTTCATAACGTCCAGAAATCCTTCGATGGCAACCAAGTGCTGAAGGGTATTACCTGCACGTTCGAAACGGGCAAATGCAATCTGGTACTGGGTGGCTCCGGCACCGGCAAAAGCGTGCTGCTGCAATGCATTGTAGGGCTCATGCAGCCCGATATTGGTAGCATTACCTTCGATGGCACCATCTTCACCAACAACAAGGTGCAGATCCGGCAGGAAATCCGCCGCAAGATTGGCATGTTGTTCCAGGGCGGCGCCCTCTTCGACTCCATGACCGTGTATGAAAACACGGAGTTTCCGCTGAAGATGCTCACCCCGGAAATGTCTAAAGAAGAGCGCCGGGACAGGGTGGAGTTTTGCCTGAAGCGCGTGGGTCTGGAAAACGCCGGCAACAAAATGCCCTCTGAAATTTCCGGGGGCATGAAAAAGCGCGTGGGCATTGCCCGCGCCATTGCTCCCAACTGTACTTACCTATTCTGCGACGAACCCAACTCCGGCCTCGACCCCGCCACCAGCATCAAGATTGATGAGCTGATTCATGAAATCACGCACGAGTATCAAATCACCACCGTCGTCATCACCCACGACATGAACTCCGTGGTTGAAATCGGTGACCATATTATCTTCTTACACAAAGGCTTAAAGCTCTGGGATGGTAATAAGGACGAAATCCTGAATGCTCAGGTACCCGAGCTCCGCGAATTCATTTTCAGCAGCAGCCTGGTGCGTGCCGCCAAGAAAGTAGAAGAGACCAGCGACGGTGGTATGGAAGCTTTGGCTAACGAACCCCTTTCGGAAGTATAG
- the gldG gene encoding gliding motility-associated ABC transporter substrate-binding protein GldG, translated as METTPNALPAPVAPVKSRKQQDLLRFGLFVLALFVLNFIAQLYFFRLDLTEDKRYSMAPATKQLLEQMPEPVTVTVYLAGDFPPAFRRLQQATRETLDEMQIHAGSKLRYVFVDPAAASSEEARNKEYQRLIQKGLTPTNLGANENGKRVEKIIFPWATITVGSKEQNVLLLRGNQAAAPDVRLNQSIEGLEYEMASAIRRLQPSTRKVIGIVESHGELDNLQMADMIGSLQRDYNVYRVDLSKVPSLKPLAAVIIAKPQRPYTEAEKFKLDEYITQGGRAMFFVDMMRVNLDSANRGGMLSFPIELNLTDLLFKYGARFNGDLILDINSGLIPLVTGVTGNKPQVEPMPWQFYPIVNSFSPHPITRNLDAVYFKFVGTIDTVKAAGIRKTPLMFTSRYTRVLPAPVPVNLNDARLPPDPKLYTSGPKPVSYLLEGQFRSLFANRTKPGTTEFQPAQTANARPGKILLISDGDFVRNDVDTKTGRPLRLGYDRMATTEFANRELVQNATDYLLDETGLIAVRGKEITLRPLDKVKVNEEKRRWQLLNIGAPLVLLALFGLVRAWLRKRKYASF; from the coding sequence ATGGAAACTACTCCCAACGCCCTGCCCGCGCCCGTTGCCCCGGTTAAATCCCGCAAACAGCAGGACCTGCTCCGGTTCGGTCTGTTTGTGCTGGCGCTTTTTGTCCTCAACTTCATTGCCCAGCTCTATTTCTTCCGCCTCGACCTCACCGAGGATAAGCGCTACAGCATGGCCCCGGCCACCAAGCAGCTGCTGGAGCAGATGCCCGAGCCCGTAACCGTAACGGTATACCTGGCCGGCGACTTCCCGCCTGCCTTCCGCCGCCTGCAGCAGGCCACCCGCGAAACGCTGGACGAAATGCAGATACACGCCGGCTCCAAGCTGCGCTATGTTTTCGTCGATCCTGCGGCCGCTTCTTCCGAGGAAGCCCGCAACAAGGAATACCAGCGCCTGATCCAGAAAGGGCTGACCCCCACCAACCTGGGAGCCAATGAAAACGGCAAGCGCGTCGAGAAAATCATCTTCCCCTGGGCTACCATTACCGTGGGCAGTAAGGAGCAGAACGTGCTGCTGCTGCGCGGCAACCAGGCCGCCGCGCCCGATGTGCGCCTCAACCAAAGCATTGAAGGTTTAGAGTACGAAATGGCCAGCGCCATTCGGCGGCTGCAGCCCAGCACCCGCAAAGTTATTGGCATAGTAGAAAGCCACGGCGAGCTGGATAACCTGCAAATGGCTGATATGATTGGCTCCCTGCAGCGCGACTACAACGTGTACCGCGTAGACCTGAGCAAGGTGCCCAGCCTTAAGCCGCTGGCTGCCGTTATCATCGCCAAGCCCCAGCGCCCCTATACCGAGGCTGAGAAGTTTAAGCTGGATGAGTACATCACCCAGGGCGGCCGGGCCATGTTTTTCGTGGATATGATGCGCGTGAACCTGGACAGCGCCAACCGCGGCGGCATGCTCTCATTCCCCATCGAGCTGAACCTCACCGACCTGCTTTTCAAGTACGGCGCCCGCTTCAACGGCGACCTGATCCTGGATATCAACTCCGGTCTAATCCCTTTGGTAACGGGCGTTACCGGCAATAAGCCGCAGGTAGAGCCCATGCCGTGGCAGTTTTACCCCATCGTCAACTCTTTCAGCCCGCACCCCATCACCCGCAACCTGGATGCGGTGTACTTCAAGTTTGTGGGCACAATTGATACGGTCAAAGCCGCGGGCATTCGCAAAACGCCGCTCATGTTCACCTCCCGCTACACCCGCGTGCTGCCCGCGCCGGTGCCCGTAAACCTGAACGATGCCCGCCTGCCGCCCGACCCCAAACTATACACCAGCGGCCCCAAGCCCGTAAGCTACCTGCTGGAAGGTCAGTTTCGCTCCCTGTTCGCCAATCGTACCAAGCCTGGTACCACTGAGTTTCAGCCCGCGCAAACGGCCAATGCCCGCCCCGGAAAGATTCTGCTGATATCGGACGGGGACTTTGTGCGCAACGATGTAGATACCAAAACCGGCCGCCCCCTGCGTCTGGGCTACGACCGGATGGCCACCACCGAATTCGCCAACCGCGAGCTGGTGCAAAACGCCACCGACTACCTCCTGGATGAAACCGGCCTGATTGCCGTTCGCGGCAAAGAAATTACGCTGCGCCCGCTGGATAAAGTGAAAGTCAACGAAGAAAAACGCCGCTGGCAGCTGCTGAATATCGGCGCCCCGCTGGTGTTGTTAGCCTTGTTTGGGCTGGTGCGGGCATGGCTGCGCAAGCGGAAGTATGCCTCGTTTTAA
- a CDS encoding MlaE family ABC transporter permease, translating into MVKTFGSFILFMQSMLTRKERLRVLWSRTLDEAILIGVDSIFIVAIVSAFIGAVTCVQIAYNLTNPLIPKSTIGFMVREMTILELAPTITSIVLAGKVGSSIAGGLGTMRITEQVDALEVMGINSASYLVLPKVVAAILMFPLLVIMAMGLSIFGGYLAGTLSGAMSAQEYIGGIRTDFIPYNITFALIKSVVFAFLVSAISAYKGYFTKGGALEVGAASTGAVTNSIIAILIADYVLAALLL; encoded by the coding sequence ATGGTCAAAACCTTCGGCTCCTTTATTCTCTTCATGCAAAGTATGCTCACGCGCAAAGAGCGGCTGAGAGTACTTTGGTCCCGTACGCTGGATGAGGCCATTCTGATTGGGGTTGACTCCATCTTTATCGTAGCTATTGTCTCGGCCTTTATTGGGGCCGTAACCTGCGTGCAGATTGCCTACAACCTGACCAACCCGCTCATTCCGAAATCCACCATCGGGTTTATGGTGCGCGAAATGACCATTCTGGAGCTGGCCCCCACCATAACCAGCATTGTGCTGGCGGGCAAAGTAGGCTCCAGCATTGCGGGCGGCCTGGGCACCATGCGCATTACAGAGCAGGTAGATGCGCTGGAAGTAATGGGCATCAACTCTGCTTCTTATCTGGTTTTGCCGAAGGTAGTAGCCGCCATTTTGATGTTTCCGCTGCTGGTGATTATGGCCATGGGGCTTTCCATCTTTGGTGGTTATCTGGCCGGCACGCTGTCGGGCGCTATGTCGGCGCAGGAGTATATTGGTGGTATCCGCACCGATTTTATTCCTTACAACATCACCTTCGCCCTGATCAAGTCCGTGGTTTTTGCCTTCCTGGTATCCGCCATTTCCGCCTACAAAGGCTACTTCACCAAGGGTGGCGCACTGGAAGTAGGTGCCGCCAGTACCGGCGCCGTCACCAACTCCATCATTGCCATTCTCATTGCCGACTACGTTCTGGCGGCCTTGCTCCTATAA
- a CDS encoding electron transfer flavoprotein subunit alpha/FixB family protein: MSVLVVVECDNGEVKKSSLEVASYGSQVAQMLGTSATAIAVGEATEANLAKLGEQGISKVLYDAEPRLKDFVNGAYTKLIAAAAQQEDAKVIILANSNIGAAVGSRLSVRLQASLATNVVELPQINGGQFLVKRGAFSGKAFADVVLQGERKIIAVKKNSIEPLHEAGKTAPVVSFSAQLSDADFADAPKQVIMQDQAGGILLPEADRVVSGGRGMKGPENWHLIEDLAKALGAATACSKPVSDVDWRPHHEHVGQTGITVSPNLYIACGISGAIQHLAGVNSSKVIVVINKDPEAPFFKAADYGIVGDVFDVLPKLTQAVKELG; the protein is encoded by the coding sequence ATGTCCGTACTCGTAGTAGTAGAATGTGATAACGGCGAAGTAAAAAAATCTTCGCTGGAAGTGGCTTCTTACGGGAGCCAGGTAGCCCAGATGCTCGGTACTTCCGCCACGGCCATTGCCGTAGGTGAGGCTACCGAAGCCAATCTGGCCAAGCTGGGAGAGCAAGGCATCAGCAAAGTGCTGTATGACGCCGAGCCCCGCCTGAAGGATTTCGTGAATGGTGCTTACACCAAGCTCATTGCCGCCGCCGCGCAGCAGGAAGACGCCAAAGTAATTATCCTGGCCAACTCCAACATTGGCGCGGCCGTTGGCTCGCGCCTGTCGGTGCGGTTGCAGGCCAGCCTGGCTACCAACGTGGTAGAGTTGCCCCAGATCAATGGTGGTCAGTTCCTGGTAAAGCGCGGCGCCTTCTCGGGCAAAGCCTTCGCCGATGTGGTGCTGCAGGGCGAGCGTAAGATTATTGCCGTAAAGAAAAACTCCATTGAGCCGCTGCACGAAGCCGGCAAAACCGCTCCGGTTGTATCGTTCTCGGCTCAGCTTTCCGATGCTGACTTTGCCGATGCGCCCAAGCAGGTAATCATGCAGGACCAGGCCGGCGGCATTCTGCTGCCCGAAGCGGACCGCGTGGTATCCGGTGGCCGCGGCATGAAGGGCCCCGAAAACTGGCACCTCATTGAGGACCTGGCCAAGGCTCTGGGTGCGGCTACGGCCTGCTCCAAGCCGGTTTCCGACGTAGACTGGCGCCCTCACCACGAGCACGTGGGCCAGACGGGCATCACCGTTTCGCCCAACCTGTACATTGCCTGCGGTATTTCGGGCGCTATTCAGCACCTGGCCGGGGTAAACTCCAGCAAGGTAATTGTGGTTATCAACAAAGACCCCGAGGCCCCGTTCTTCAAAGCCGCTGATTACGGCATTGTAGGCGACGTATTCGATGTTCTGCCCAAACTGACCCAGGCTGTTAAAGAGCTGGGCTAG
- a CDS encoding SDR family oxidoreductase produces MDLIGKVAILTGVSKGIGLATAEALLAHGAIVAGWGRTAPKQLKHERFHFFKCDVRKEAAVIKAYAETREKLGQEVHVLVNNAGLGISGPVDGFDSDDWHLMFDTNVHGMFYCTKAVLPQMREQQLGHIINISSIAGQQGIEKMAGYCATKFAVKGFSQSLFKEVRNDGIKVTCLYPGSVQTNFFDEIPGTEANASMMQPEDIAATIVHAIETPFNFHIVDIEMRPLQPKK; encoded by the coding sequence ATGGACCTGATTGGCAAGGTAGCTATTCTCACGGGCGTCAGCAAAGGAATTGGCCTGGCTACGGCCGAGGCATTATTGGCGCATGGTGCTATTGTGGCAGGCTGGGGCCGCACCGCACCCAAACAATTAAAGCACGAGCGTTTCCACTTCTTTAAGTGTGATGTGCGCAAGGAAGCGGCCGTGATAAAAGCTTACGCCGAAACCCGCGAAAAGCTGGGCCAGGAAGTACACGTGCTGGTAAACAACGCCGGCCTGGGCATTTCCGGTCCCGTAGACGGCTTCGATTCCGACGACTGGCACCTCATGTTTGATACCAACGTGCACGGCATGTTCTACTGCACCAAAGCCGTGCTGCCGCAAATGCGCGAGCAGCAGCTGGGCCATATTATCAATATATCTTCCATTGCCGGCCAGCAGGGCATCGAGAAAATGGCCGGCTACTGTGCCACCAAGTTCGCGGTAAAGGGCTTCTCGCAGTCCTTGTTTAAAGAGGTGCGAAATGATGGCATTAAAGTAACGTGCCTGTATCCGGGCTCGGTGCAGACCAATTTCTTCGATGAGATACCCGGTACCGAAGCCAACGCCTCTATGATGCAGCCCGAGGACATTGCCGCCACCATTGTGCACGCCATTGAAACGCCCTTCAACTTCCACATTGTGGATATTGAAATGCGCCCTTTGCAACCCAAGAAATAG
- a CDS encoding GIN domain-containing protein — MDCFKSTGKLTTIRRELAPLHTLTVFDNVDVTLVQDTATFAEVRTGQNLQEDLELTEQDGALTIRNTSRCNWVRRYDVPREVTVHTPTLLNLFQKGQNTVRTQGTFRAEKLFCHLVGAGDFDLQVDSRYLWLDLYELGDIRVAGRTDSLHLTLGGLGSVYAQDLTTRHSFVLINRATAGNAHLLVTGGLFGSHAGAGTLFYAGNPPGVAVSVTGKGKVVKAD; from the coding sequence TTGGACTGCTTTAAAAGCACGGGCAAGCTAACCACCATCCGCCGGGAGCTGGCGCCCCTCCACACGCTCACGGTTTTCGATAACGTGGATGTGACGCTGGTGCAGGATACGGCCACTTTTGCGGAGGTGCGCACCGGCCAGAACCTGCAGGAAGACCTGGAGCTGACCGAGCAGGACGGTGCCCTCACCATTCGGAATACCAGCCGCTGCAATTGGGTGCGCCGCTACGATGTGCCGCGCGAGGTAACCGTGCACACTCCTACTCTGCTCAACCTTTTTCAAAAAGGCCAGAATACCGTGCGCACCCAGGGCACTTTCCGCGCGGAAAAGCTTTTCTGTCACCTAGTAGGCGCCGGCGACTTCGACCTGCAAGTGGACAGTCGCTACCTCTGGCTGGATTTGTATGAGTTAGGCGATATTCGCGTAGCAGGCCGCACCGATTCCCTGCACCTGACGCTGGGTGGTCTGGGTTCCGTTTATGCCCAGGACCTCACCACGCGCCACAGCTTTGTACTAATAAACCGGGCCACCGCGGGCAATGCGCATCTGCTGGTAACGGGGGGATTATTCGGTTCCCATGCCGGTGCGGGCACGCTTTTTTACGCGGGCAACCCGCCGGGAGTAGCCGTATCCGTTACCGGCAAAGGCAAAGTGGTGAAGGCAGATTAG
- a CDS encoding PAS domain-containing sensor histidine kinase, with protein sequence MPTNPVNIALNDVLINQAEEFIGIYDDASGRFTRVNKAGAQLLGYPSEEAFLADLDATPRLPALPPTYWEALRTEARRAGRQEVETEVSRQNGELFWGKLQLSFLEIDGRASFLVRLSEQERLHQAERDLAQSERRFEAVFSNATIGIIVCDRQGSIISANRHSQQLFGYADSELLGQKIEVLVPNAIGRQHQKLRESFNAQPSVRAMGQHSGDLQAQRKDGSVFPVEVSLSYFYEEQDLYVVSYILDITFKKNAEQALINERQRVERLNTELEQKVADRTHALLNTLEQLEQRSEELTIALAAEQELGELKSRFVSMASHEFRTPLTAVLTSATLIEKYPGGDQQDKRLKHLQRIRSSVNHLNDILEEFLSVGKIEEGKIETRPARLDMAVLLTDTVTDVQGMLKAGQSIDKQVSCQEHVWLDPSLMRKILVNLLSNAIKYSGENSVVTVRAQCSQGQLTLTVQDQGVGISDEDKEHLFERFFRARNVTNIPGTGLGLYIIAKYLELMRGTISLESKLQEGTTVTITIPYDHHSAD encoded by the coding sequence ATGCCCACAAATCCTGTCAACATCGCCCTGAATGACGTTCTGATCAATCAGGCAGAAGAGTTTATAGGCATTTATGATGATGCCAGCGGCCGTTTTACCCGGGTCAATAAAGCGGGCGCACAGCTGTTGGGTTACCCATCAGAGGAAGCCTTTTTAGCTGATTTAGACGCCACCCCCCGGTTGCCAGCCCTGCCACCTACCTATTGGGAAGCCTTGCGTACGGAAGCCCGCCGGGCCGGCCGGCAGGAGGTAGAAACCGAAGTAAGTCGGCAGAACGGCGAATTGTTCTGGGGCAAGCTGCAGCTTAGCTTTTTAGAGATTGACGGCCGCGCCAGCTTTCTGGTGCGCCTGAGCGAGCAGGAGCGACTGCACCAGGCCGAGCGGGATCTGGCCCAGAGCGAGCGGCGCTTTGAGGCCGTTTTTTCCAATGCGACCATCGGCATCATCGTCTGCGACCGGCAGGGCAGCATCATATCAGCCAACCGCCACTCCCAGCAGCTGTTTGGCTATGCTGATAGTGAGTTGCTGGGCCAGAAGATAGAAGTGCTGGTACCCAATGCCATTGGCCGCCAGCACCAGAAGCTGCGGGAGTCCTTCAATGCGCAACCATCAGTGCGGGCTATGGGCCAGCACAGCGGCGACCTGCAGGCCCAGCGCAAAGACGGTTCTGTTTTCCCCGTAGAAGTTAGTCTGAGCTACTTTTATGAGGAGCAGGACCTGTATGTGGTTTCCTATATCCTGGATATCACCTTCAAGAAAAATGCCGAGCAGGCCCTGATTAATGAGCGCCAACGGGTAGAGCGCCTCAATACCGAGCTGGAGCAGAAAGTAGCCGACCGTACCCACGCCCTGCTCAACACCCTGGAACAGCTGGAGCAGCGCTCCGAAGAACTGACCATTGCGCTGGCCGCCGAGCAGGAGCTGGGCGAGCTGAAGTCGCGCTTTGTGTCTATGGCCTCGCACGAGTTCCGCACGCCGCTCACGGCCGTACTCACCTCGGCCACGCTCATTGAAAAGTACCCCGGCGGCGACCAGCAGGACAAGCGCCTGAAACATCTGCAGCGCATACGGTCCTCGGTGAACCACCTGAACGATATTCTGGAGGAGTTCCTGTCGGTAGGCAAAATTGAGGAAGGCAAGATAGAAACCCGTCCGGCCCGGCTGGATATGGCCGTGCTGCTCACCGATACCGTTACCGATGTGCAGGGCATGCTGAAAGCCGGCCAGTCCATTGATAAGCAGGTAAGCTGCCAGGAGCATGTCTGGCTGGACCCCTCCCTGATGCGGAAGATTCTGGTGAACCTGCTGTCCAACGCCATTAAATATTCCGGCGAGAATTCCGTGGTAACGGTGCGCGCCCAGTGCAGCCAGGGTCAGCTCACGCTCACGGTGCAGGACCAGGGCGTGGGCATTTCGGATGAGGACAAGGAGCACCTGTTTGAGCGGTTCTTCCGGGCCCGCAACGTCACCAATATTCCCGGTACGGGCCTGGGATTGTATATTATTGCGAAATATCTGGAGCTGATGCGGGGTACCATCTCCCTGGAAAGTAAGCTGCAGGAAGGTACCACCGTCACTATTACCATTCCCTATGACCACCATTCTGCTGATTGA
- the gldF gene encoding gliding motility-associated ABC transporter permease subunit GldF, translating into MLAILRKEFNAFLNSPVAYVVIGVFLVATGLFVWVFPESSVLDYGFADLQTLFNLAPWIFLFLIPAITMRTFAEEKKAGTIELLLTRPLTDGQLVGGKYLACLLLALLALVPTLLYYFSVYQLGNPVGNIDSAAFAGSFLGLALLAAVFAAIGVLASALTRDQIIAFLVAVVGCFLVYSGFDSLASLFDGALAYYIGQFGIAAHYRDMSKGLVDSRDLLYFFSIVALMLVSTRLVLRSRNW; encoded by the coding sequence ATGCTCGCCATCCTTCGCAAAGAATTCAATGCCTTCCTCAACTCGCCCGTGGCCTATGTGGTCATTGGGGTGTTTCTGGTGGCTACCGGCCTGTTCGTGTGGGTATTCCCCGAAAGCTCCGTACTCGACTACGGCTTTGCCGACCTGCAGACGCTCTTCAACCTGGCCCCCTGGATTTTTCTGTTCCTGATTCCGGCCATTACCATGCGCACGTTTGCGGAGGAGAAGAAGGCCGGCACCATTGAGCTGTTGCTCACGCGCCCCCTCACCGATGGGCAGCTGGTAGGAGGGAAGTACCTGGCCTGCCTGCTGCTGGCGCTGCTGGCGCTGGTGCCCACGCTGCTGTATTACTTCTCCGTGTATCAGCTGGGCAACCCCGTTGGCAACATTGACTCGGCGGCGTTTGCCGGTTCTTTCCTCGGGCTGGCGCTGCTGGCGGCGGTGTTTGCGGCCATTGGCGTGTTGGCCTCCGCCCTTACCCGCGACCAGATTATTGCCTTTCTGGTGGCGGTGGTGGGCTGCTTTCTGGTGTATTCCGGGTTCGATTCGCTGGCTTCCCTGTTTGATGGGGCACTGGCCTACTACATCGGGCAGTTCGGCATTGCCGCGCACTACCGCGACATGAGCAAAGGCCTCGTGGACTCGCGCGACCTGCTCTATTTCTTCTCCATCGTGGCCCTGATGCTGGTTTCTACCCGCCTCGTGCTGCGCAGCCGCAACTGGTAA
- a CDS encoding YfiT family bacillithiol transferase gives MSETDLRYPIGQAELPAGPLSFGARMALMAQMAMLPDQVRAAAAGLTPEQLNTPYRPGGWTVRQVLHHLPDSHMNAYMRFRLALTEDVPTIKPYDEGAWAELPDVAATSVGVSLSLLNALHSRWTTLLRQLTEEQWARRFYHPGSQKEFTLDQALAMYAWHGRHHLAHISSLRDREGWW, from the coding sequence ATGTCTGAAACCGACCTTCGCTATCCTATTGGCCAGGCAGAACTACCTGCCGGCCCGCTTTCCTTCGGCGCCCGTATGGCCCTGATGGCCCAGATGGCTATGCTGCCCGACCAGGTACGGGCCGCCGCCGCTGGACTGACGCCGGAACAGCTGAATACCCCGTACCGCCCGGGAGGCTGGACAGTGCGCCAGGTACTACACCACCTGCCCGATTCCCACATGAATGCTTATATGCGTTTCCGGCTGGCTCTCACCGAAGATGTACCCACCATTAAGCCTTATGATGAAGGCGCCTGGGCGGAGCTGCCGGATGTAGCGGCCACCTCGGTAGGCGTATCCCTGTCTTTGCTGAATGCCCTGCACTCGCGCTGGACTACGCTTCTGCGCCAGCTAACCGAGGAGCAGTGGGCCCGCCGCTTCTACCATCCCGGCTCCCAAAAGGAATTCACCCTGGATCAGGCCCTGGCTATGTATGCCTGGCACGGACGGCACCACCTGGCCCATATTTCCAGCCTGCGCGACAGGGAAGGGTGGTGGTAA
- the gldA gene encoding gliding motility-associated ABC transporter ATP-binding subunit GldA translates to MVEVQHLTKLFGTQAAVNDISFSVGKGEILGFLGPNGAGKSTTMKIATGYLPPTSGTVRVADFDVVEHPLEVRRRVGYLPEHNPLYLDMYVHEYLDFIGSVHGLKGQERRRRVQLMVDRVGLGREQNKLIGALSKGYRQRVGLAQALVHDPQVLILDEPTTGLDPNQIGEIRQLIRELGQDKTVIFSTHILPEVQALCDRVVIISRGQLVADSPVRDLGALAQGETIIRAEFEGPIDAEVLRRLPEVKAVEPGPGNTWRIRTAGTTDQRGAISRLAAQQGWILLGLRQEEQSLEQVFGELTK, encoded by the coding sequence ATGGTAGAAGTTCAACACCTGACCAAGCTTTTCGGGACTCAGGCCGCCGTCAACGATATTTCGTTCAGCGTGGGCAAGGGCGAGATTCTGGGCTTTCTGGGGCCGAACGGGGCCGGCAAAAGCACCACCATGAAAATTGCCACCGGCTACCTGCCGCCCACCAGCGGCACCGTACGTGTGGCTGATTTTGACGTGGTGGAGCACCCGCTGGAAGTGCGCCGCCGCGTGGGCTACCTGCCCGAGCACAACCCGCTCTATCTGGATATGTACGTGCACGAGTACCTCGATTTCATAGGCTCGGTGCACGGACTGAAAGGGCAGGAGCGCCGGCGCCGTGTGCAGCTAATGGTGGACCGGGTAGGGCTGGGCCGCGAGCAGAACAAGCTGATTGGGGCTTTAAGCAAGGGATACCGCCAGCGTGTGGGTCTGGCCCAAGCCCTGGTGCACGACCCCCAAGTACTTATCCTGGACGAACCTACCACCGGCCTCGACCCCAACCAGATTGGCGAAATCCGCCAGCTTATCCGCGAGCTGGGCCAGGACAAAACCGTCATCTTCAGCACCCACATTCTACCCGAGGTACAGGCGCTCTGCGACCGGGTAGTCATCATCAGCCGCGGCCAACTGGTAGCCGACTCGCCGGTGCGGGACCTGGGTGCTTTGGCCCAAGGCGAAACCATTATCCGCGCCGAGTTTGAAGGCCCGATTGACGCGGAAGTGCTGCGCCGTCTGCCGGAAGTAAAAGCAGTAGAGCCCGGCCCCGGCAACACCTGGCGCATCCGCACCGCCGGCACCACCGACCAGCGCGGTGCCATTTCCCGCCTCGCCGCCCAGCAAGGCTGGATTCTGCTGGGCCTGCGCCAGGAAGAACAGTCCCTGGAGCAGGTGTTTGGCGAATTGACCAAATAG